In Porphyromonas cangingivalis, a genomic segment contains:
- a CDS encoding polysaccharide deacetylase family protein has product MLIERPPLFYRICFPQALWRIRQKGKKVVYLTFDDGPIPEVTPWVLEVLRERSIKATFFCVGDNVRKHPDVFRQVLDEGHKVGNHTFNHIQGIKVRTKTYIENTEKADELINSPYFRPPHGHLRLRQLLKLRKKYKIIMWDLVTRDYSKRMTPEKTLDNVKRYVRDGSIIVFHDSLKAEKNLRYALPRALDYLLEEGYSFEFLP; this is encoded by the coding sequence ATGTTGATCGAACGTCCGCCTCTATTCTATCGAATATGCTTCCCTCAAGCCCTTTGGCGCATCAGACAGAAGGGCAAGAAGGTCGTGTATCTGACTTTCGATGATGGTCCTATCCCCGAAGTTACACCATGGGTACTTGAAGTGCTGAGAGAGCGTAGCATCAAGGCCACTTTTTTCTGTGTCGGTGACAATGTCCGCAAGCACCCTGATGTCTTTCGACAAGTACTCGACGAAGGACACAAGGTAGGCAACCACACCTTCAATCATATTCAAGGGATAAAAGTTAGGACAAAAACCTATATCGAGAACACAGAAAAAGCAGATGAGCTGATAAACTCACCCTACTTCAGACCACCTCACGGACACCTTCGTCTGAGGCAACTGCTCAAGCTACGCAAGAAGTACAAGATCATCATGTGGGATCTCGTCACTCGCGATTATAGTAAAAGGATGACACCCGAAAAAACACTCGACAATGTCAAGCGTTACGTCAGAGATGGCTCTATCATAGTCTTTCATGACTCACTGAAAGCGGAGAAAAATCTCAGATATGCTCTTCCTCGAGCATTGGACTATCTCCTTGAAGAAGGGTACTCGTTCGAATTTTTACCCTAA
- the queG gene encoding tRNA epoxyqueuosine(34) reductase QueG, whose translation MVLRLDDIATELGIDRVGVASLMSPVEDRYMDKYDKWIAEGKHADMSYLVEHRSLREDPRTLLPEARTMIVCAVSYYPTALQAPDAPQISKYAYGRDYHKVLKKVLTSFAERMTDTFGSHTYRVCIDTAPISERYWAQRAGIGHIGKNQNLIIPKIGSYIFLGEILTSLDLTPSDPVHRSCGSCTKCIEACPTQALSSEGLDARRCLSYLTIEHRGEIPSDLRAALGSRIYGCDTCQDVCPYNHRPIKTRLFPASSKILTLSEDDIRNFDEETYASLFFGSAATRAKYEGMKRNIEIYFENKRRKEE comes from the coding sequence GTGGTCTTAAGACTCGATGATATCGCCACAGAGTTGGGGATAGATCGTGTCGGGGTGGCATCTCTTATGTCCCCTGTCGAAGATCGATATATGGACAAGTATGACAAGTGGATTGCCGAGGGCAAGCACGCGGACATGTCCTATCTTGTCGAACACCGTTCGCTCAGAGAAGATCCACGTACCCTGCTTCCGGAAGCACGTACCATGATCGTGTGTGCGGTTAGCTATTATCCGACAGCACTACAAGCTCCCGATGCACCACAGATATCCAAGTATGCTTATGGCAGGGACTATCACAAGGTGCTGAAAAAAGTCCTGACCTCTTTTGCCGAACGTATGACAGATACATTCGGATCACATACCTATAGAGTGTGTATTGATACAGCCCCCATTTCCGAAAGATATTGGGCACAAAGAGCCGGAATAGGCCACATTGGGAAAAATCAAAATCTCATCATCCCCAAAATTGGCAGTTATATTTTCCTTGGAGAGATACTGACCAGTTTGGATCTCACGCCATCCGACCCCGTTCATCGCAGTTGTGGGAGCTGTACCAAGTGTATCGAAGCCTGTCCTACCCAAGCACTATCATCAGAAGGGCTTGATGCCCGACGTTGCTTGTCTTATCTGACGATCGAGCACAGGGGAGAGATTCCATCCGATTTACGCGCCGCTCTCGGCTCACGTATTTATGGATGCGACACGTGTCAAGATGTATGTCCCTACAACCACCGACCGATCAAGACACGCCTCTTCCCGGCATCATCCAAGATTCTGACCCTGTCGGAGGATGATATCCGAAACTTTGATGAAGAGACATACGCATCACTCTTCTTCGGTTCGGCAGCTACCCGAGCTAAGTACGAAGGAATGAAGCGAAACATCGAAATATACTTCGAAAACAAACGAAGAAAGGAGGAGTGA
- the hemG gene encoding protoporphyrinogen oxidase, protein MNQQSEPQVAIIGTGITGLSVAARLEQAGIPFIMFEKEHRVGGQIRTLREKGYTFEVGPNTGAMSTSEVAELFEYASPLAVLETAQKEAAYRWIWKGKRFHTIPSGPVGGLLTPLFTLKDKFRILLEPFRKKGTDPYESVGDLAARRLGQSFVDYAVDPFIGGIYAGDPFKLTTQFALPKLYQLEQEYGSFIKGAIKKAKQPKSDRDRKATKEVFSAEGGLENLVSALVTKISRMGTILTGVEKITTSYVSPNCWDITYETGDVASAVRVSHVISTVRADLLEDVLPKEIASSLLPISSLEYAPITEIAVGFDHLPSVRRNAFGGLVPSREKRKILGILFPSSCFRGRVPYDDSALFTIFMEGIRNADEFRGLSEDEIVKIGLGELYDMMKIPKEVEPSLIHVSRYEKAIPQYMASSEQRLERMRELESTYTGLHLAGGLSEGIGLAHRITQGTNLGKAVAESFLKNRMI, encoded by the coding sequence ATGAATCAACAATCAGAGCCTCAAGTGGCAATCATAGGCACCGGTATCACGGGTTTGTCTGTTGCCGCCCGGCTCGAACAAGCGGGGATCCCCTTCATCATGTTTGAAAAAGAACATCGAGTGGGAGGGCAGATTCGCACCCTTAGAGAGAAGGGTTACACTTTTGAAGTCGGGCCCAATACGGGAGCGATGTCTACTTCCGAGGTGGCAGAACTATTTGAGTATGCTTCGCCTCTTGCTGTCTTGGAGACGGCCCAAAAGGAGGCTGCATATCGATGGATATGGAAGGGAAAGAGGTTCCATACGATCCCTTCGGGGCCTGTAGGGGGACTTTTGACGCCTCTCTTTACCTTGAAAGATAAGTTTCGGATACTTCTTGAGCCTTTTCGTAAGAAGGGTACTGATCCCTATGAGAGTGTGGGTGATCTTGCTGCCAGACGCTTGGGACAGAGTTTTGTCGACTATGCCGTAGATCCTTTCATCGGGGGGATTTATGCAGGTGATCCTTTCAAACTCACAACACAGTTTGCTTTGCCAAAATTGTATCAGCTCGAACAAGAATATGGGAGCTTCATAAAAGGAGCGATAAAAAAAGCCAAACAGCCTAAGTCGGACAGAGATCGGAAAGCCACAAAAGAGGTCTTCTCGGCAGAGGGAGGGCTCGAAAATCTCGTCTCCGCACTTGTGACGAAGATCTCTCGTATGGGGACGATCCTCACGGGGGTAGAGAAGATCACCACTTCGTATGTGTCTCCCAATTGCTGGGACATCACCTATGAGACCGGTGATGTCGCTTCTGCTGTGAGGGTCAGCCATGTGATCTCCACGGTACGGGCAGATTTGCTTGAGGATGTGCTACCGAAGGAGATCGCTTCGTCACTTTTACCCATTTCTTCGCTCGAATATGCTCCGATCACTGAGATTGCTGTCGGTTTTGATCACCTGCCGAGTGTAAGGCGAAATGCTTTCGGTGGGCTTGTCCCGAGTCGAGAAAAAAGGAAAATCCTGGGTATTCTTTTTCCCTCTTCGTGTTTTCGTGGGCGTGTGCCGTATGATGATAGCGCATTGTTTACTATATTTATGGAGGGTATAAGGAATGCCGATGAGTTCAGAGGCTTGTCAGAGGATGAGATTGTCAAGATCGGGCTGGGCGAACTTTATGACATGATGAAGATCCCTAAGGAGGTAGAGCCAAGTCTGATACATGTCTCTCGGTACGAAAAGGCAATCCCTCAGTATATGGCTTCGTCCGAACAGCGACTGGAGAGGATGAGGGAGTTGGAGAGTACTTATACCGGTCTGCATCTTGCCGGAGGCTTGTCCGAAGGTATAGGATTGGCACATAGGATCACTCAGGGTACTAACCTTGGAAAGGCTGTTGCAGAGTCTTTCCTCAAGAACAGAATGATATGA
- a CDS encoding 50S ribosomal protein L25/general stress protein Ctc, whose amino-acid sequence MKTFQLSAEVRTDLGKKGSKALRKQELIPAILYGFNDNTALTVSQDAVRKLIYTPDIYLIEMTVGGATKTCILQDIQFHPVTDKILHIDFLEVKADKPIIIEVPVVLEGHAVGVRAGGKLSLDMRKLKVKALYSNVPEKLTIDVSKLGLGKTIQVGSLSFENIELLNAKNAVVAAVRLTRAARGAAAKAALEAEDEDAEEGEE is encoded by the coding sequence ATGAAAACATTCCAACTATCAGCAGAAGTTCGTACGGACTTAGGCAAGAAGGGCTCTAAGGCTCTCAGAAAACAAGAGCTTATCCCTGCAATCCTTTACGGATTCAACGACAACACAGCTCTTACTGTGTCTCAAGATGCAGTACGTAAGCTCATCTACACTCCTGACATTTATCTCATCGAGATGACTGTCGGTGGCGCAACAAAGACTTGTATCCTTCAAGACATCCAATTCCACCCCGTAACAGACAAGATCCTTCACATCGACTTCCTTGAAGTCAAGGCAGACAAACCTATCATCATCGAGGTACCTGTCGTCCTTGAAGGTCATGCTGTCGGTGTACGTGCCGGTGGTAAGCTCAGCCTCGATATGCGTAAGCTCAAGGTTAAAGCTCTTTACAGCAATGTTCCTGAAAAGTTGACTATCGATGTATCTAAGCTCGGCCTTGGTAAGACTATCCAAGTAGGTTCGCTCAGCTTCGAAAACATCGAACTCCTCAACGCAAAGAACGCAGTCGTTGCTGCTGTACGTCTTACTCGTGCTGCTCGTGGTGCTGCTGCTAAGGCTGCTCTCGAGGCTGAAGACGAAGACGCTGAAGAAGGCGAAGAGTAA
- a CDS encoding DUF3109 family protein: protein MIEIENTIVSTEVIETFFCCDLKKCGGACCIEGESGAPLLEVEKDLICQAYPLVEHLLPQKNKDYISEHGLMYYDGDGDLVTNIIDGGECVFTCPEKGGSCRCAFEKEYNEGKNDIFYKPISCHLYPIRLTQYTDFIAVNYHRWSPICEPARALGEKLGLRLYKFLKEPLIRAFGEEWYEKLEQEAEVYLNALEQEKKDKK, encoded by the coding sequence ATGATAGAGATAGAAAATACTATAGTCAGTACCGAAGTCATAGAGACGTTCTTCTGCTGTGACCTGAAGAAGTGCGGTGGAGCTTGTTGTATCGAAGGAGAATCCGGAGCTCCATTGTTGGAGGTAGAGAAGGATTTGATATGCCAAGCCTACCCTCTCGTCGAACACCTCCTGCCTCAAAAGAACAAAGACTACATCTCCGAGCATGGTCTCATGTACTATGATGGAGACGGAGACCTCGTCACAAACATCATCGATGGTGGCGAGTGCGTCTTCACCTGCCCGGAAAAAGGTGGAAGCTGTCGTTGTGCATTCGAAAAGGAATACAACGAGGGGAAAAATGACATCTTTTACAAACCAATCTCTTGTCATCTCTACCCCATAAGACTGACACAGTACACAGACTTCATTGCAGTGAATTATCACCGTTGGTCACCGATCTGTGAGCCGGCAAGGGCTCTCGGAGAGAAATTGGGACTTAGGTTATACAAATTCTTGAAAGAGCCATTGATACGCGCTTTTGGCGAAGAGTGGTATGAGAAGTTGGAACAAGAGGCAGAAGTCTATTTGAATGCCTTAGAGCAAGAAAAAAAGGACAAGAAATGA
- the pth gene encoding aminoacyl-tRNA hydrolase — translation MSNNKYLIVGLGNVGEEYCGTRHNIGFRVVNHLHPEGIPAFVDGRYGATARMRVKNKELVLLKPSTYMNLSGNAVRYWMEKENVALENVLIIVDELALPFGTLRLKTKGSAGGHNGLKHISATLGTEAYSRLRFGIGSDFHKGGQVDFVLSPFTEEEEKEIPAFCDEAAKIIHSFCLAGPAITMNAFNKKGVGKAPQTLRPNDE, via the coding sequence ATGAGTAACAATAAATATCTCATCGTAGGACTGGGAAACGTGGGGGAAGAGTACTGTGGGACTCGTCACAACATCGGCTTCAGAGTGGTCAATCACCTTCATCCCGAGGGTATCCCTGCCTTCGTGGATGGGCGATATGGTGCGACAGCCCGCATGAGGGTCAAAAACAAAGAATTGGTTCTACTCAAACCCTCAACATACATGAACCTCAGTGGCAACGCCGTCAGGTATTGGATGGAAAAAGAAAACGTAGCCCTCGAAAATGTATTGATCATTGTAGACGAGTTGGCTCTGCCATTTGGTACCCTGAGACTAAAGACAAAAGGAAGTGCAGGAGGGCATAACGGTCTCAAGCACATTTCGGCCACTCTCGGTACCGAAGCCTACTCACGACTGAGATTCGGTATAGGATCGGACTTTCACAAGGGTGGGCAGGTGGATTTTGTGCTATCACCTTTTACTGAAGAAGAAGAAAAGGAAATCCCTGCATTTTGTGATGAAGCAGCAAAGATCATCCATTCATTCTGCCTTGCAGGACCTGCCATCACAATGAATGCTTTTAACAAAAAAGGAGTAGGCAAAGCTCCTCAAACACTACGCCCAAACGATGAATGA
- a CDS encoding RNA-binding S4 domain-containing protein translates to MNEVRIDKWLWATRLFKTRSIAADACKKGRVFVRDTAVKPSAMIKVGDVVRVRKAPITLSFEVLALTQNRMGAKLVPEFLKNITPPEEYEALELQKLSGFVDRARGTGRPTKKERRDLEQFITPDDFYDWWSDDETEEDE, encoded by the coding sequence ATGAATGAGGTCAGGATAGATAAGTGGCTCTGGGCAACACGTCTGTTCAAGACTCGCTCAATAGCGGCAGATGCGTGTAAGAAAGGCAGGGTTTTTGTAAGAGATACTGCTGTCAAACCGTCAGCAATGATAAAGGTCGGAGATGTCGTTAGGGTACGTAAAGCACCTATCACACTCTCCTTCGAAGTACTTGCACTGACCCAAAACCGTATGGGAGCCAAGCTCGTACCAGAATTTCTGAAGAATATCACGCCACCCGAAGAGTATGAAGCTCTAGAACTCCAAAAGCTTTCGGGATTTGTGGATAGAGCAAGAGGCACAGGGCGTCCGACAAAGAAAGAGCGACGAGATTTGGAACAATTCATCACTCCCGATGACTTCTACGACTGGTGGAGCGATGATGAAACAGAAGAGGATGAATGA
- a CDS encoding IMPACT family protein — MGGLIFSYKTIAASSSGIFTEKRSKFISFAFPISSEEEAAMHIEAIRKEYYDARHVCWAYVCGEKSRVERLNDDGEPSSTAGKPILGQIHSKELTNTLVVVIRYFGGVKLGTGGLIQAYKAAALEALDAAEIVEHELLTRYVLEFDFDYINPVMMLLRNYGAITIDSDTDVNGYIWTVDVYDRDVERFEQEAETLYKLSVKKKTEEDE, encoded by the coding sequence ATGGGAGGTCTTATATTTTCTTACAAAACGATTGCTGCATCGTCATCAGGTATTTTTACGGAGAAGAGGAGTAAGTTCATATCTTTTGCTTTTCCGATATCCTCGGAGGAGGAGGCAGCCATGCATATCGAAGCGATACGTAAAGAGTATTACGATGCCCGTCACGTGTGTTGGGCATATGTATGTGGTGAGAAGAGTAGGGTGGAGCGACTCAATGATGATGGAGAGCCATCATCTACAGCGGGCAAGCCAATTTTGGGTCAAATCCATAGTAAAGAGCTTACCAATACTCTTGTGGTTGTCATTCGTTATTTTGGTGGGGTGAAGTTGGGTACAGGAGGGCTCATTCAGGCTTATAAAGCGGCGGCACTCGAAGCTCTCGATGCTGCAGAGATTGTCGAGCACGAGCTGCTCACAAGATATGTGTTGGAGTTTGATTTTGACTACATCAATCCCGTGATGATGCTTCTGCGAAATTATGGTGCCATCACGATAGACAGTGATACTGATGTCAATGGTTATATTTGGACGGTGGATGTTTATGATAGGGATGTCGAACGATTCGAGCAGGAGGCAGAGACGCTTTACAAGTTGAGCGTAAAAAAGAAAACAGAAGAGGATGAATGA
- a CDS encoding HAD family hydrolase — protein sequence MIKNLLFDLGGIFIRLTRDKSVAHFRSLGIHDADEMLDPYCQSGLFLDLELGRYDSVSFAEKLSEVYGRNISEEDVFRALLDFVREVQPYKFDFISEELPKDLRLFLISNTNDYVYKWANSPTFLPNGRPLDTYFEKVYASCKLGMCKPEIRLFEHIIKDAGIDPGETLFIDDGPENVRVARSLGFVTYCPENGEDWTSVLRKML from the coding sequence ATGATAAAGAATTTACTATTTGACCTTGGGGGGATTTTCATCAGGTTGACCAGAGATAAGAGCGTGGCACACTTCCGCTCTTTGGGGATACATGATGCTGATGAGATGCTTGATCCTTATTGTCAATCGGGGCTTTTTCTTGACCTCGAACTGGGACGATATGATTCGGTTTCTTTCGCCGAGAAACTCTCCGAGGTTTATGGGCGTAATATATCTGAGGAGGATGTGTTCAGGGCTCTGTTGGACTTCGTGAGAGAGGTGCAACCGTACAAGTTTGACTTTATCTCTGAAGAACTCCCCAAGGATCTTCGTCTCTTTTTGATCTCAAATACCAACGACTATGTCTATAAGTGGGCAAACTCTCCCACATTTCTTCCGAATGGCAGACCTCTCGATACCTACTTTGAGAAGGTGTATGCTTCGTGTAAATTGGGGATGTGCAAGCCTGAGATAAGGCTCTTTGAGCACATTATCAAAGATGCCGGTATAGATCCCGGTGAGACACTGTTTATTGATGATGGACCCGAGAATGTCCGTGTGGCACGCTCTTTAGGTTTTGTGACTTATTGTCCCGAAAACGGAGAGGATTGGACATCTGTGCTTCGAAAGATGCTTTGA
- the rd gene encoding rubredoxin, which produces MKKWLCEPCGWIYDPAEGDPDGGIAPGTAFEDIPDDWVCPVCGAGKEDFVLVEE; this is translated from the coding sequence ATGAAAAAGTGGCTATGTGAACCATGCGGTTGGATCTACGATCCAGCTGAAGGCGACCCAGATGGCGGTATCGCTCCAGGAACTGCGTTTGAAGATATTCCAGATGATTGGGTATGCCCAGTCTGTGGTGCAGGTAAGGAAGACTTCGTTCTTGTTGAAGAATAA
- a CDS encoding ribonucleotide-diphosphate reductase subunit beta, whose translation MQELKKKALFNEYGDVEVNKRRLINGNTTNLNDFNNMKYSWASAWYRQAMNNFWIPEEINMSQDVKDYRLLSPQEKVAYDKILSFLIFLDSIQTANLPYVGEYITANEVNLCLTIQAFQEAVHSQSYSYMLDTICSPEERTTILYQWKDDEHLLARNKFIGDIYNEFQENKSPEQLLKTMVANYILEGVYFYSGFMFFYNLGRNGKMPGSVQEIRYINRDENTHLWLFRSMILELQNEMPELFTEENKTIYREMIKEGAEQEMNWGDYVIGDEIEGLNKQMVRDYIKYLANQRSRSINLGTIYEGYDDEPESMKWVSQYSNANLIKTDFFEAKPSAYAKSTAIEDDL comes from the coding sequence ATGCAAGAACTAAAGAAAAAAGCTCTTTTCAACGAGTACGGTGACGTCGAGGTGAATAAGCGTCGTCTGATCAATGGAAATACGACCAATCTTAACGACTTCAATAACATGAAGTACAGTTGGGCTTCGGCTTGGTATAGACAAGCGATGAACAACTTCTGGATTCCGGAAGAGATCAACATGAGTCAGGATGTCAAGGACTATCGTCTTCTTTCTCCTCAAGAGAAAGTTGCTTATGACAAGATTCTTTCGTTCCTTATTTTCCTTGACAGTATTCAGACCGCAAATCTCCCTTATGTCGGAGAGTATATCACTGCCAACGAGGTTAACCTCTGTCTCACCATACAAGCGTTTCAGGAGGCTGTACACTCTCAGTCATACAGCTATATGCTGGATACGATATGTTCGCCCGAAGAGCGTACGACCATCCTCTATCAATGGAAGGATGATGAGCACCTCCTTGCTCGTAACAAGTTTATAGGGGACATCTACAATGAGTTCCAAGAAAACAAGAGTCCTGAACAATTGCTCAAGACCATGGTGGCCAACTATATCCTCGAAGGTGTCTACTTTTACTCCGGATTTATGTTCTTCTACAATCTCGGACGTAATGGAAAGATGCCCGGATCGGTACAAGAGATTAGATACATCAATCGTGATGAGAACACCCACCTTTGGTTGTTCAGATCAATGATCCTCGAGCTTCAAAATGAGATGCCTGAACTCTTTACGGAAGAAAATAAGACCATCTATCGTGAGATGATCAAGGAGGGTGCAGAGCAAGAAATGAACTGGGGGGACTACGTCATCGGTGATGAGATCGAAGGCTTGAATAAGCAAATGGTCAGAGATTATATCAAATATCTCGCTAACCAGAGGTCTCGTAGCATCAATCTCGGTACTATCTATGAAGGTTATGATGATGAGCCAGAGAGCATGAAGTGGGTGTCTCAGTACAGTAATGCAAATCTCATCAAGACAGACTTCTTCGAGGCCAAACCAAGTGCCTACGCTAAGTCTACCGCTATCGAAGATGACCTATAA
- a CDS encoding ribonucleoside-diphosphate reductase subunit alpha, with protein MKIIKRDHRQEDFTFDKIKRAINRAFLACEEKIEDSDLDLICEYLGEQLVGRDSITVETIQDMVETELMKRGYYKVAKAYILYRDKRGEFRAVIENFRKIISDEEIIRLLKDVQASYSARQYSLELLLVKFQAFYKDDVNILDTLIKASVELITPEAPNWEFVSSRLLLLKTERSIRQQEHDLGLTSLHDKLRYLTNEGLYGAYMLDAYNFDDVQELEAYLNESRNNLLTYSSLHLICKRYLITNHNHQLLERPQEMFMGIAMHLAIPEGERRVEWAKKIYDIISTLKVTMATPTMSNARKPLSQLSSCFEDVMPDSLIGIYRTINNFAQVSKFGGGMGIYMGKVRAVGSDIRGFKGVAGGVLKWIKLCNDTAIAVDQLGVRQGSVAIYLDVWHKDMPEFLQIRTNNGDDRMKAHDVFPGVCFPDLFWRMVQEDIDGNWYMMCPHEVKTAKGYSLEDYYGEEWERRYNECLQDNRISKRAIKVKDLMRLLIKSAVETGTPFIFNRDTVNRLNPNKHQGLIYCSNLCTEIAQNQKAIKTKQTIIKVEDGQDIVVEETIPGDFVVCNLASLVLGNINVKDDKEMQEVISTIVRALDNVIDLNFYPIPYAEITNQRMRPIGLGTSGYHHLLAKHGIRWESDEHLVFMDEVFEKINYYTIQSSCRLAEEKGMYSHFKGSDWDNGDYFRDRNYNDEKWMALVAEVHNKGMRNGYLMAIAPTSSTSIIAGTTAGTDPVMNRYFLEEKKGSIVPRVAPQLSDDTFWLYKTAHQIDQNWVVDAAAVRQRHLDQAQSVNLYIDQTVTFRGVMDLYLRAWSKGVKTLYYVRSKSLEVEECETCSA; from the coding sequence ATGAAGATAATTAAGCGAGACCACCGGCAGGAAGACTTTACGTTTGACAAGATTAAGAGAGCCATAAACAGAGCATTTTTGGCTTGTGAAGAGAAGATAGAAGATAGTGACCTGGATCTTATCTGTGAATATCTTGGTGAACAACTTGTAGGAAGAGACTCCATCACGGTGGAGACTATTCAGGACATGGTTGAGACGGAGTTGATGAAGAGAGGCTACTACAAAGTGGCCAAGGCTTATATCCTCTATCGAGACAAGCGAGGGGAGTTCCGAGCTGTGATCGAAAACTTTAGGAAGATCATCAGTGATGAGGAAATCATCCGTCTCTTGAAGGATGTTCAGGCTTCTTATAGCGCACGTCAGTACAGTCTGGAGCTGTTGTTGGTTAAGTTTCAGGCTTTCTACAAGGACGATGTCAATATCCTTGATACCCTTATCAAAGCTTCTGTCGAACTCATCACACCGGAAGCTCCCAACTGGGAGTTTGTGTCGTCTCGCTTACTTTTACTGAAGACAGAGCGTAGTATCAGACAGCAGGAGCATGACCTCGGATTGACTTCCTTGCACGATAAGCTACGCTACCTCACCAACGAAGGGCTGTATGGTGCATATATGCTGGATGCTTACAACTTCGATGATGTCCAAGAGCTTGAGGCTTACTTGAATGAGTCACGCAATAATCTTCTTACATATAGTTCTCTACATCTGATCTGTAAACGGTATTTGATCACCAATCACAACCATCAGTTGTTGGAAAGACCTCAAGAGATGTTCATGGGGATCGCGATGCACCTTGCCATCCCTGAGGGCGAGCGCAGGGTCGAGTGGGCAAAGAAGATCTATGACATCATCAGCACACTCAAGGTCACTATGGCTACGCCCACGATGAGCAACGCTCGTAAGCCACTCAGTCAGCTTTCCAGCTGTTTTGAGGACGTGATGCCAGATAGTCTCATAGGTATATATAGGACAATCAATAACTTTGCCCAAGTCTCCAAGTTTGGTGGTGGTATGGGCATTTATATGGGCAAAGTCCGTGCTGTGGGAAGTGATATCAGGGGGTTCAAAGGTGTGGCAGGTGGAGTCCTGAAGTGGATCAAACTCTGTAATGATACAGCCATTGCTGTCGACCAGCTTGGGGTGCGTCAGGGCTCTGTTGCTATTTATCTTGATGTTTGGCACAAGGATATGCCTGAGTTCCTTCAGATCCGTACCAATAATGGTGACGATCGCATGAAGGCGCACGATGTCTTCCCAGGAGTTTGTTTCCCAGACTTGTTCTGGCGAATGGTACAGGAGGATATCGACGGTAATTGGTACATGATGTGCCCTCATGAAGTCAAAACAGCCAAGGGGTATAGTCTCGAAGATTACTACGGAGAAGAGTGGGAGAGACGTTATAACGAATGTCTCCAAGATAACCGCATCTCCAAGCGTGCCATCAAGGTAAAAGATCTCATGAGGTTGCTCATCAAGTCTGCCGTCGAGACAGGTACTCCATTTATTTTCAACAGAGATACCGTCAACAGACTCAATCCGAACAAGCATCAGGGGCTTATTTACTGTTCGAATCTATGTACTGAGATCGCCCAGAATCAGAAGGCCATCAAGACAAAGCAAACGATCATCAAGGTCGAGGATGGGCAAGATATCGTTGTCGAAGAGACAATCCCCGGGGATTTTGTCGTTTGTAATCTTGCTTCCCTTGTCCTCGGTAATATCAATGTCAAAGATGACAAGGAGATGCAGGAAGTCATCAGCACGATTGTAAGAGCATTGGACAATGTCATCGACCTAAACTTCTATCCTATCCCCTATGCGGAGATCACCAATCAGAGAATGCGCCCCATAGGGTTGGGTACGAGTGGATACCATCATCTGCTCGCCAAGCATGGGATCCGTTGGGAGAGTGACGAGCACTTGGTGTTTATGGATGAAGTCTTTGAGAAGATCAATTACTATACCATACAGTCTTCTTGTCGTTTGGCTGAAGAGAAGGGTATGTACTCTCACTTCAAGGGTAGTGACTGGGACAATGGAGATTACTTCAGAGATCGTAACTATAATGATGAGAAGTGGATGGCTCTTGTTGCCGAGGTGCATAACAAAGGCATGCGCAACGGCTACTTGATGGCGATAGCCCCCACAAGCTCGACTTCTATCATTGCCGGTACTACGGCAGGTACTGACCCGGTTATGAATCGTTATTTCCTCGAAGAGAAGAAGGGAAGTATCGTCCCTCGTGTCGCTCCACAACTGTCTGATGATACGTTTTGGCTCTATAAGACGGCTCATCAGATAGATCAAAACTGGGTCGTTGATGCAGCAGCCGTTCGTCAACGTCACTTGGATCAGGCACAGTCTGTCAATCTGTATATCGATCAGACTGTCACCTTCCGAGGTGTCATGGATCTTTATTTGAGGGCATGGAGCAAAGGGGTGAAGACCCTCTACTACGTCCGAAGCAAATCTCTTGAAGTCGAAGAGTGCGAGACCTGCTCCGCTTAA